A genomic region of Serratia fonticola contains the following coding sequences:
- a CDS encoding OmpA family protein, whose protein sequence is MSVVLKRVLWCWGGLLGLVVLWGFLPLSPAGLWGMTLLVILLVAVTCGWLTRSAHALNAKIALATAPVLPPAGFDGVLVLVCGDSAPLLFDASERREVRQGWYLAVPTPERFLHTVQWIAAHHPIWLPQIVVMLCVVPERHSDEAQLRGDLYQWRVAINQCRSWLQGEPPVILCGYVNPVVNLSETQAPLWFADVGDVAGVSVWGADNSVQPYPRWAAALSGKTLSERFMQGIALDAWMSWLATVVMDEWQCSKTALPVLPVSLWAVNFTPVVDVENNLWQQVLREQTTLEAPLATVPGALPFPDLFLPLLPHRQGLTPIQRFACRGALLFAGALAIALLASFINNQRVIDSVGDDLARYRALSGTPPEPKLLAQQRLREDEQLLARYQRQGVPLSLGLGLYQGMTLYPVVQAALGDWVAPVPAVPVVPPTPTVVIQAAPQTVRLDSLSLFDTGKYQLKNDSTKVLVAALMNIKAKPGWLIVVAGHTDITGDAKANQILSLKRAEAVRDWMLQTSDVSPTCFAVQGFGATRPVASNDTEQGRAANRRVEISLVPQANACQGPDSITPPEQDSGFDNQGE, encoded by the coding sequence ATGAGTGTGGTTTTAAAACGCGTCTTATGGTGCTGGGGCGGTTTACTTGGCCTGGTGGTGCTCTGGGGTTTTCTGCCCCTGAGCCCGGCAGGCCTGTGGGGCATGACGCTGCTGGTTATCTTGCTGGTGGCGGTAACGTGTGGGTGGTTGACCCGCTCTGCGCATGCCCTGAACGCCAAGATCGCGCTGGCAACGGCGCCGGTACTGCCACCGGCAGGATTTGACGGCGTTCTCGTACTGGTTTGCGGTGACAGTGCGCCACTGTTGTTTGATGCCAGCGAACGGCGCGAGGTTCGTCAGGGGTGGTATCTGGCGGTCCCAACACCTGAGCGGTTTTTACACACTGTGCAATGGATTGCCGCTCATCACCCGATTTGGCTGCCACAGATTGTGGTGATGCTTTGTGTCGTGCCCGAGCGGCACAGCGATGAAGCCCAGTTACGAGGCGATTTGTATCAGTGGCGCGTGGCGATCAACCAGTGTCGCTCATGGTTGCAAGGAGAGCCGCCAGTCATCCTGTGCGGCTATGTGAATCCCGTGGTGAACCTGAGTGAGACACAGGCCCCACTCTGGTTTGCCGATGTTGGTGATGTCGCCGGTGTCTCGGTCTGGGGGGCGGATAACAGCGTCCAGCCTTATCCGCGTTGGGCAGCGGCGTTAAGCGGTAAGACACTGTCTGAGCGGTTTATGCAGGGTATCGCGCTTGACGCCTGGATGAGCTGGCTGGCAACGGTGGTGATGGATGAATGGCAGTGTTCAAAAACGGCGTTGCCGGTATTGCCTGTCAGCCTGTGGGCGGTGAATTTTACCCCTGTGGTCGACGTGGAGAATAACCTGTGGCAGCAGGTGCTACGGGAACAGACAACGCTTGAGGCACCTTTGGCTACCGTGCCTGGCGCGTTGCCTTTCCCAGACCTTTTTTTACCCTTGCTGCCACATCGGCAAGGGCTTACGCCGATACAGCGTTTCGCCTGCCGTGGGGCGTTGCTGTTTGCCGGGGCCCTGGCGATTGCGCTGTTGGCCAGTTTTATCAATAACCAGCGCGTGATCGACAGCGTTGGCGACGATCTGGCGCGCTACCGCGCGTTAAGCGGCACGCCACCCGAGCCAAAACTGCTCGCCCAACAGCGGCTGCGTGAGGATGAGCAGCTGCTGGCTCGCTACCAGCGCCAGGGGGTGCCATTGTCGCTTGGCCTGGGGTTATATCAGGGCATGACGCTGTATCCGGTGGTTCAGGCCGCGCTGGGCGACTGGGTAGCGCCTGTACCGGCAGTGCCTGTCGTGCCGCCAACGCCGACCGTGGTGATACAGGCTGCGCCGCAAACCGTGCGTCTGGACAGCCTTTCGCTGTTCGATACTGGCAAATATCAGTTGAAAAACGACTCCACCAAAGTGCTGGTGGCGGCGTTGATGAACATTAAGGCCAAGCCCGGCTGGCTGATTGTAGTGGCTGGGCATACTGACATCACTGGGGACGCAAAGGCGAATCAAATCCTGTCCCTCAAACGGGCGGAAGCGGTGCGCGACTGGATGTTACAGACCAGCGATGTTTCCCCCACCTGCTTTGCGGTGCAGGGGTTCGGGGCGACCCGGCCTGTCGCCTCCAACGACACCGAACAGGGGCGAGCAGCAAACCGAAGAGTAGAGATCAGTCTGGTACCGCAGGCGAATGCCTGCCAGGGGCCAGACAGTATAACGCCGCCGGAACAAGATAGCGGCTTCGACAATCAAGGAGAGTAA
- the tssL gene encoding type VI secretion system protein TssL, short form, translating into MTTSLSKESIAVDEIFHDTWLMVCQLRNGVPAQDGQALYRKACAQIDAARQALEAAGVAAPAAEHMLYAQCALLDETVMGRQAQDSGYSEWLKSPLQARYFNTLSAGELLWERIRTVLHDPVPDRNVLTCFHRVLLLGFSGRYREDGNQRREDVLAALARQVPPFTLPTKDALIVRPSARRYRSGRSTLWWRWLALVVVLAGLWWGLDTALQQLVHQRLP; encoded by the coding sequence ATGACAACGTCACTCTCTAAAGAATCGATTGCCGTGGACGAGATTTTCCACGACACCTGGTTGATGGTGTGCCAGTTACGCAATGGGGTTCCGGCGCAGGACGGCCAGGCACTGTATCGCAAAGCCTGCGCGCAGATAGATGCCGCACGGCAGGCGCTGGAAGCGGCAGGCGTTGCCGCACCGGCGGCAGAGCATATGCTTTATGCCCAATGCGCGTTGCTGGATGAAACCGTGATGGGCCGCCAGGCACAGGACTCTGGCTACAGTGAATGGCTGAAATCACCGCTACAGGCCCGCTATTTCAATACGCTGTCTGCCGGGGAGCTGTTGTGGGAGCGTATTCGCACGGTGTTGCATGATCCGGTGCCAGACAGGAACGTATTGACCTGTTTTCATCGCGTATTGCTGCTGGGGTTCAGTGGGCGTTACCGCGAGGATGGCAATCAACGGCGGGAAGATGTTTTGGCCGCATTGGCTCGTCAGGTTCCCCCGTTCACTCTTCCAACCAAGGATGCGTTGATCGTCCGCCCGTCGGCGCGGCGTTATCGCTCAGGCCGCAGCACGCTTTGGTGGCGTTGGTTGGCGCTGGTGGTGGTGTTGGCAGGGTTATGGTGGGGTTTGGATACCGCTTTGCAGCAACTCGTCCATCAGAGACTGCCTTAA